The following coding sequences lie in one Arachis stenosperma cultivar V10309 chromosome 5, arast.V10309.gnm1.PFL2, whole genome shotgun sequence genomic window:
- the LOC130978964 gene encoding uncharacterized protein LOC130978964, with the protein MAALSPAPNNSNQKAVSLSGGANPPKSQRGQNKPKCKQCGNVARSRCPFESCKSCCSRNQNPCHIHVLKTSTTLPDKAPSSSAAPIEQQSVEPSQSSTASRVASLRQLSNSFAQFNNLNISFRSRKPLTRKDAAAINEWRFSKLKEYKERNIELENETFDRYMQNIDLLEEVLAVKSMEDNVSSESESNASSMEVNNDLMITKLKLQIRSNSVGSDAARMRMQQIVDRGLKKLKMSAVNGAATEALSEDPNNTSGAAKSLRTERLSAISDLIDKINKARSEEDLKSCLEIKSQLFNMDGGSSIVDPQPQDNETHGKEIDQGDSTSGEELEYSLPKLVGTTDIDQETLNTIDNHFSSLEYLEL; encoded by the exons ATGGCGGCGCTTTCGCCGGCGCCGAATAACAGCAACCAGAAGGCAGTGTCGTTGAGCGGTGGAGCAAACCCTCCAAAATCGCAACGTGGTCAGAACAAGCCAAAGTGCAAGCAGTGCGGCAATGTTGCTCGCTCTAG GTGTCCGTTCGAATCATGCAAGAGTTGCTGTTCAAGGAATCAAAATCCCTGCCATATTCACG TTTTGAAGACAAGTACAACTTTGCCTGACAAGGCACCATCTTCCAGTGCTGCTCCAATTGAGCAGCAATCTGTAGAGCCATCTCAATCATC AACGGCAAGTAGAGTTGCATCACTTCGACAACTTTCCAACAGTTTTGCCCAGTTCAATAATTTGAACATTTCATTTCGCTCAAGGAAACCACTAACTAGAAAG GATGCTGCAGCTATAAATGAATGGAGATTTTCAAAGTTAAAGGAATACAAGGAACGAAATATTGAACTGGAAAATGAAACATTTGACAGATACATGCAGAATATAGATCTACTAGAGGAAGTATTGGCAGTTAAGTCTATGGAAGACAATGTGTCTTCTGAGTCGGAGTCAAACGCTTCATCAATGGAGGTAAACAATGATCTAATGATAACAAAGCTAAAATTGCAAATACGATCCAACTCCGTGGGAAGTGACGCTGCAAGAATGAGAATGCAACAAATTGTAGACAGGGGACTAAAGAAGCTTAAGATGTCTGCAGTCAATGGTGCCGCCACTGAAGCACTTAGTGAAGATCCCAATAACACTTCAGGAGCAGCGAAAAGTTTGAGGACTGAAAGGTTGTCTGCTATAAGCGATCTTATtgataaaattaacaaagcccGAAGTGAGGAGGATTTGAAGTCATGCTTGGAGATAAAGTCCCAACTCTTCAATATGGATGGGGGCTCCAGCATAGTAGACCCTCAACCTCAAGACAACGAGACACATGGAAAAGAAATTGATCAAGGTGATTCAACATCAGGAGAAGAATTGGAATATTCTTTACCAAAATTGGTTGGAACTACTGATATTGATCAAGAAACTCTAAACACCATCGACAATCATTTTTCTTCCCTTGAGTATTTAGAGTTATGA